Proteins found in one Phycodurus eques isolate BA_2022a chromosome 18, UOR_Pequ_1.1, whole genome shotgun sequence genomic segment:
- the LOC133417069 gene encoding single-minded homolog 1-like, with amino-acid sequence MKEKSKTAARTRREKENSEFYELAKMLPLPSAITSQLDKASIIRLTTSYLKMRIVFPQGLGEAWGHTNRTRPLDNLGRELGSHLLQTLDGFIFVVAPDGKIMYISETASVHLGLSQVELTGNSIYEYVHPADHDEMTAVLTPHQPYHSHFVQEYEVERSFFLRMKCVLAKRNAGLTSGGYKVIHCSGYLKIRQYSLDMAPFEGCYQNVGLVAVGHSLPPSAVTEIKLHSNMFMFRASLDMKLIFLDSRVAELTGYEPQDLIEKTLYHHVHSCDIFHLRCAHHLLLVKGQVTTKYYRFLAKHGGWVWVQSYATIVHNSRSSRPHCIVSVNYVLTDTEYKGMQLSLDQMSPTKPAFPYTDSLNEDRKSTKSRVTQSKAKARVSPYPQFSAFNPERSESDQDSQWGGSPLTEAASPQLLDPSEAAEASCAYRLYPDSGSLCYGLSLLEEDLAHAQTRPHASSCDRVRCQSGRYFLGAPQSGREVWWDGTRSVLALPKPSGDNSEGYEITSYHAAFHGRGHWDEDSIMSSPDGGGSTSDSGERYHGDQFQASPREPSKMETLIRATQQMIKEEESRLQQHKPPLDVAKTHSPCFNSSLPHHSQISMPSVVCRGPGAPSIELPSERLHHRIKVPGPLDNDENTTSPGSLSRLSSPSSDVIPRSGLPLTKDYMHTDLSPHPSQPQGSPLLYPSQERQPLDRQAAYALTGYSLEHLYDPESLKSYSGLACAGVQYDVASHMRMQAEQMQAHKATSVIITNGS; translated from the exons ATGAAGGAGAAGTCCAAAACGGCGGCAAGGACTAGACGGGAAAAGGAGAACAGTGAATTTTATGAACTGGCCAAAATGTTGCCTTTGCCGTCGGCCATTACGTCGCAGCTGGACAAAGCGTCCATCATTCGGCTGACCACCAGCTACCTGAAGATGAGGATCGTCTTCCCGCAGG gTTTGGGTGAAGCTTGGGGTCATACAAATCGAACGAGACCATTGGACAATCTTGGACGCGAGCTGGGCTCTCATCTACTGCAG ACATTGGATGGCTTTATATTCGTTGTTGCTCCAGATGggaaaataatgtacatttcaGAGACAGCGTCGGTGCATTTAGGACTATCCCag GTAGAGTTGACCGGAAACAGTATTTATGAATATGTGCACCCGGCCGACCACGACGAGATGACAGCAGTATTGACGCCACATCAGCCCTACCACTCACATTTTGTACAAG AGTATGAAGTGGAGCGCTCTTTCTTTCTGAGAATGAAATGTGTGCTGGCCAAAAGAAACGCAGGCCTCACCAGTGGTGGATATAAG GTGATCCACTGCAGCGGCTACCTGAAGATCCGTCAGTACAGCTTGGACATGGCACCGTTCGAGGGCTGCTACCAGAACGTGGGCCTGGTGGCGGTGGGGCACTCTCTGCCCCCCAGCGCCGTCACCGAAATCAAACTGCACAGCAACATGTTTATGTTCAGGGCCAGTTTGGACATGAAGCTCATCTTCCTGGACTCCAG GGTTGCCGAGCTGACAGGTTATGAGCCGCAGGACCTGATTGAGAAAACTCTGTACCATCACGTGCACAGCTGTGACATCTTCCACCTCCGCTGTGCGCACCACCTCC TGCTGGTAAAGGGCCAAGTCACCACTAAGTATTACCGTTTCCTGGCCAAGCACGGCGGATGGGTGTGGGTGCAGAGTTACGCCACTATCGTCCACAACAGCAGGTCGTCAAGGCCCCACTGCATAGTCAGCGTCAACTACGTCCTCAC GGACACAGAATACAAGGGAATGCAGCTGTCCCTGGACCAAATGAGCCCCACCAAGCCGGCTTTCCCTTATACTGACAGCCTCAACGAGGACAGGAAGAGCACAAAGTCACGTGTGACTCAGTCAAAGGCGAAAGCCAGAGTGTCGCCCTACCCGCAG TTTTCAGCATTTAATCCAGAGCGTTCTGAGTCAGACCAAGACAGCCAATGGGGAGGGAGCCCCCTGACGGAGGCGGCCTCGCCTCAGTTGTTGGATCCGAGCGAGGCCGCCGAGGCGTCGTGCGCCTACCGACTGTATCCGGATTCGGGATCCCTGTGCTACGGCCTGAGTCTACTGGAAGAGGACCTCGCTCACGCCCAGACCCGTCCTCACGCGTCCTCCTGCGATCGGGTTCGATGTCAAAGCGGACGCTACTTCCTGGGAGCCCCCCAGTCAGGGAGAGAGGTGTGGTGGGATGGCACTCGCTCTGTGTTGGCCCTTCCGAAACCATCTGGGGACAACAGCGAGGGCTACGAAATCACGTCCTACCACGCAGCCTTTCACG GACGAGGCCACTGGGATGAAGACAGCATCATGAGTTCACCGGATGGCGGCGGGTCCACCAGTGACTCCGGTGAGCGGTACCACGGGGACCAATTTCAGGCGAGTCCTCGAGAGCCCAGTAAGATGGAGACCCTAATTCGTGCCACGCAGCAGATgatcaaagaggaagagagcCGTCTGCAGCAGCACAAACCGCCGCTCGACGTCGCTAAGACTCACAGTCCGTGTTTCAACTCGTCCCTACCCCACCACTCGCAGATCAGCATGCCCAGCGTGGTGTGCCGAGGCCCTGGAGCCCCGAGCATTGAGCTCCCTTCTGAGCGCCTCCATCACCGCATAAAAGTGCCCGGTCCTCTGGACAACGACGAAAACACAACCAGTCCTGGTTCCCTCTCCCGCCTCAGCAGCCCCAGCTCTGACGTTATCCCCAGGTCCGGTCTTCCCCTCACCAAAGACTACATGCATACGGATCTGTCCCCTCATCCGTCACAACCTCAAGGGAGCCCTCTGCTCTATCCATCCCAGGAGAGGCAGCCTCTGGACAGGCAAGCAGCCTATGCATTGACTGGGTACTCCTTGGAACACCTGTACGACCCGGAGAGCTTAAAGAGTTACTCCGGACTGGCCTGTGCAGGAGTCCAGTACGACGTGGCGTCCCACATGAGGATGCAGGCCGAGCAGATGCAGGCACACAAGGCCACGTCTGTGATTATAACAAACGGGAGCTGA